The following are from one region of the Chanos chanos chromosome 10, fChaCha1.1, whole genome shotgun sequence genome:
- the crip3 gene encoding cysteine-rich protein 3 isoform X2: protein MTSKCPRCEKPVFFAEKVSSLGKNWHRFCLKCERCNKILSAGNHAEHDGMPYCHQPCYGMLFGPKGPVQVKTFAGETSLCPGCGKVVYFAEKVMSLGRNWHRPCLRCERCKKTLTPGGHAEHEGRPFCHVPCYGYLFGPKGVNIGKVGCYIYERDIMEDEIPNQS, encoded by the exons ATGACGTCTAAATGCCCGAGATGCGAGAAGCCCGTGTTTTTTG ctgaGAAAGTGAGCTCCTTGGGGAAGAACTGGCACCGTttttgcctgaaatgtgaacgGTGTAATAAGATTCTCTCTGCCGGCAACCATGCTGAG CACGATGGGATGCCTTACTGTCACCAACCATGCTATGGAATGCTGTTTGGGCCAAAAGG GCCTGTCCAGGTGAAGACATTTGCTGGTGAAACATCTCTGTGCCCTGGCTGTGGGAAAGTGGTTTATTTTG CGGAGAAGGTGATGTCATTAGGCCGTAACTGGCACCGACCCTGTCTGCGCTGTGAGAGATGCAAGAAAACACTGACCCCTGGTGGCCATGCTGAG CATGAAGGACGGCCCTTCTGTCATGTGCCTTGCTACGGGTACCTGTTTGGGCCAAAAGGTGTGAACATTGGAAAGGTGGGCTGTTACATCTATGAGAGAGACATAATGGAGGATGAGATTCCTAATCAGTCTTAA
- the crip3 gene encoding cysteine-rich protein 2 isoform X1, whose protein sequence is MTSKCPRCEKPVFFAEKVSSLGKNWHRFCLKCERCNKILSAGNHAEHDGMPYCHQPCYGMLFGPKGVNIGGAGSYIYDTPPQTPVNKTSESSPTTPWTHSNSDRQHSKVMPVQVKTFAGETSLCPGCGKVVYFAEKVMSLGRNWHRPCLRCERCKKTLTPGGHAEHEGRPFCHVPCYGYLFGPKGVNIGKVGCYIYERDIMEDEIPNQS, encoded by the exons ATGACGTCTAAATGCCCGAGATGCGAGAAGCCCGTGTTTTTTG ctgaGAAAGTGAGCTCCTTGGGGAAGAACTGGCACCGTttttgcctgaaatgtgaacgGTGTAATAAGATTCTCTCTGCCGGCAACCATGCTGAG CACGATGGGATGCCTTACTGTCACCAACCATGCTATGGAATGCTGTTTGGGCCAAAAG GTGTGAATATTGGGGGGGCAGGGTCTTATATCTATGACACGCCCCCTCAGACACCCGTCAATAAAACATCCGAGAGCTCTCCCACTACACCATGGACCCACTCAAACTCCGACAGACAACACAGCAAAG TGATGCCTGTCCAGGTGAAGACATTTGCTGGTGAAACATCTCTGTGCCCTGGCTGTGGGAAAGTGGTTTATTTTG CGGAGAAGGTGATGTCATTAGGCCGTAACTGGCACCGACCCTGTCTGCGCTGTGAGAGATGCAAGAAAACACTGACCCCTGGTGGCCATGCTGAG CATGAAGGACGGCCCTTCTGTCATGTGCCTTGCTACGGGTACCTGTTTGGGCCAAAAGGTGTGAACATTGGAAAGGTGGGCTGTTACATCTATGAGAGAGACATAATGGAGGATGAGATTCCTAATCAGTCTTAA